One part of the Populus alba chromosome 18, ASM523922v2, whole genome shotgun sequence genome encodes these proteins:
- the LOC118051641 gene encoding polyprotein of EF-Ts, chloroplastic has translation MTPVLPCSTSNICLIPGTAFSIKKNNSLKNGSLSRKSTKYASSSQRLVLPLPGFVKLFPQYHRDCAMVHRSVAHTVSATGTDVAVEEPDSPVVDKDSDGVTEIPADAVETIDSSTKAGSSPAPAQSSRSKGSRKSEMPPVKNEDLVPGATFTGKVRSIQPFGAFVDFGAFTDGLVHVSKLSDSFVKDVGSVVSVGQEVKVRLVEANTETGRISLTMRENDDTSKFQQRNDSPATGSSNRQAARRNTSKPNQRREEVKSSKFVKGQNLEGTVKNLTRSGAFISLPEGEEGFLPRSEESDDVFAGMMGDSSLQIGQEVSVRVLRITRGQVTLTMKKEDADKLDTELIQGIVHTATNPFVLAFRKNKDISAFLDEREIATEQPEKPIPSVQIGEKNQTEPLPSIAEVQDQPVSNDEVSSSIPSMVDESVEGDETSLKEVVVGANVASDEKQPETVESSVDSTVQTVEKEAEVTGYKEPESIESSTPQNVDDTVQTLEKKAVADDDKEPESMESSTSQNVDDTVQALEKEAEANDKQPENIESSLSQSVDDSVAGSDKVESIENSDASGDTSEAQIISSESRTSEEVVENQVKSIEDEMQIQTPAVETEINSASQLEDKKVEPAPEINGNVGASNGQSGNLSPEGSVTTATLSPALVKQLREDTGAGMMDCKKALSETGGDIVKAQEFLRKKGLASAEKKASRATAEGRIGSYIHDSRIGVLVEVNCETDFVSRGDIFKELVDDLAMQVAACPQVQYLVTEDVPEDILSKEKEIEMQKEDLLSKPEQIRSKIVEGRIRKRLEELALLEQPYIKNDKVVVKDWVKQTIATTGENIKVKRFVRYNLGEGLEKKSQDFAAEVAAQTAAKPAEPAKELPAEAEAKETAQKPPAVVVSAALVKQLREETGAGMMDCKKALSETGGDLEKAQEYLRKKGLSAADKKSSRLAAEGRIGSYIHDSRIGVLIEVNCETDFVGRSEKFKELVDDLAMQVVACPQVQFVSVEDIPESIRNKEKELEMQRDDLMSKPENIREKIVEGRISKRFGELALLEQPFIKNDSVLVKDLVKQTVAALGENIKVRRFVRFTLGESTEDTKTGAEA, from the exons ATGACACCTGTGCTCCCGTGTTCTACAAGTAATATTTGTCTCATTCCTGGAACTGCTTTTTCAATAAAGAAGAATAATAGTCTCAAAAATGGAAGTTTGTCAAGGAAATCTACAAAATATGCATCATCCTCACAAAGACTTGTGTTGCCTCTTCCTGGTTTTGTTAAGTTGTTCCCACAATACCACAGGGATTGTGCTATGGTCCATAGATCTGTAGCGCATACCGTATCAGCCACAGGGACTGATGTAGCAGTAGAGGAGCCAGATTCACCTGTTGTTGATAAAGATTCTGATGGGGTTACAGAGATTCCAGCAGATGCAGTTGAAACAATTGATTCCTCCACCAAAGCAGGTTCAAGTCCTGCTCCAGCTCAATCTAGTCGTTCAAAGGGCAGTAGGAAAAGTGAGATGCCACCTGTAAAGAATGAGGACCTGGTTCCTGGTGCAACATTTACTGGCAAAGTAAGGTCAATCCAACCATTTGGTGcttttgttgattttggagCTTTCACAGATGGACTTGTACATGTTTCGAAGTTGAGTGACAGCTTTGTTAAGGATGTTGGAAGTGTTGTGTCTGTTGGTCAAGAAGTAAAGGTGAGGTTAGTTGAGGCAAACACCGAGACAGGGCGGATTTCTCTTACTATGCGTGAAAATGATGATACGAGTAAGTTTCAGCAACGGAATGATTCTCCTGCCACTGGGAGCAGCAATAGGCAGGCTGCCCGAAGGAACACTTCAAAGCCCAaccaaagaagagaagaggtAAAAAGCTCAAAGTTTGTTAAAGGGCAGAATCTAGAGGGCACAGTAAAAAATCTGACCAGGTCTGGTGCTTTTATCTCCCTTCCTGAGGGTGAGGAAGGATTCCTACCCAGATCAGAAGAATCTGATGATGTATTTGCAGGCATGATGGGAGACTCATCACTGCAGATTGGCCAGGAAGTCAGTGTCAGGGTGTTGCGTATCACAAGGGGACAAGTTACCTTgacaatgaaaaaagaagacgCTGATAAATTGGACACAGAGCTTATCCAAGGGATTGTCCATACTGCGACGAACCCATTTGTGCTGGCTTTCCGTAAGAACAAGGATATTTctgcatttttggatgaaagggAGATAGCAACAGAACAGCCTGAAAAACCAATACCTTCAGTGCAAATAGGAgagaaaaaccaaactgaacctTTACCTAGTATTGCTGAAGTGCAGGACCAACCAGTAAGCAATGATGAGGTATCAAGCAGCATCCCTTCAATGGTGGATGAATCAGTAGAGGGTGATGAGACTTCTTTAAAGGAGGTGGTTGTGGGTGCCAATGTTGCCTCTGATGAGAAGCAGCCAGAAACTGTTGAATCTAGTGTTGATAGCACAGTACAGACTGTAGAGAAAGAAGCAGAGGTCACTGGCTATAAGGAGCCAGAAAGCATAGAGTCTAGCACACCACAAAATGTGGACGATACAGTTCAGACATTAGAGAAGAAAGCAGTGGCTGATGATGATAAGGAGCCAGAAAGCATGGAATCTAGCACATCACAAAATGTGGATGATACAGTTCAGGCCTTGGAGAAAGAAGCAGAGGCCAACGATAAGCAGCCAGAAAACATAGAGTCTAGTTTATCACAAAGTGTTGATGATAGTGTTGCAGGATCAG ATAAGGTAGAAAGCATAGAAAATTCTGATGCATCTGGAGATACATCCGAGGCTCAAATTATATCTTCAGAAAGTCGAACCAGTGAAGAAGTTGTTGAGAACCAAGTTAAAAGTATTGAGGATGAAATGCAGATTCAAACTCCTGCTGTTGAGACTGAAATTAATTCTGCCTCACAACTTGAAGATAAAAAGGTGGAACCTGCACCCGAGATAAATGGCAATGTGGGTGCTTCAAACGGACAAAGTGGCAATCTTTCTCCCGAGGGGAGTGTGACTACAG CAACTCTATCTCCAGCTCTAGTGAAGCAACTTCGTGAAGACACAGGAGCAGGAATGATGGATTGCAAGAAAGCCCTTTCAGAAACTGGAGGGGACATTGTTAAAGCTCAGGAGTTCCTTAGAAAGAAAGGTTTAGCAAGTGCAGAAAAGAAAGCTAGTAGAGCCACAGCTGAAGGAAGAATTGGTTCATACATTCATGATAGCAGGATTGGGGTCCTAGTAGAAGTGAACTGTGAAACAGATTTTGTCTCCCGTGGTGACATTTTCAAAGAGCTGGTGGATGATCTAGCCATGCAGGTGGCTGCATGCCCTCAGGTTCAGTACCTTGTTACAGAAGATGTGCCTGAAGATATTTTAAGCAAGGAAAAAGAGATTGAAATGCAGAAGGAAGATCTCTTGTCAAAACCGGAGCAAATAAGATCAAAGATTGTAGAAGGGCGTATAAGGAAGAGGCTTGAGGAGCTGGCATTGCTGGAGCAGCCCTACATTAAGAATGACAAGGTAGTAGTGAAGGACTGGGTGAAGCAGACAATTGCAACAACTGGTGAAAATATTAAAGTGAAGAGGTTTGTTCGCTACAATCTTGGTGAAGGCTTGGAGAAGAAGAGCCAGGATTTTGCTGCTGAGGTGGCTGCTCAAACTGCAGCAAAACCAGCAGAACCAGCAAAAGAGCTGCCTGCAGAAGCCGAAGCCAAGGAAACTGCTCAAAA GCCACCGGCAGTAGTAGTTTCTGCTGCTCTTGTTAAACAACTGCGGGAAGAAACTGGAGCTGGAATGATGGACTGCAAGAAGGCTCTCTCTGAAACTGGAGGGGATCTTGAGAAGGCACAAGAGTATCTCAGAAAGAAGGGTCTTTCAGCTGCTGATAAAAAATCCAGCCGTCTTGCAGCTGAAGGCAGAATTGGTTCGTATATCCATGACTCCCGTATTGGAGTGCTGATAGAAGTAAACTGTGAAACTGACTTTGTGGGAAGAAGTGAGAAATTCAAGGAATTGGTTGATGATCTAGCAATGCAAGTTGTGGCCTGCCCACAAGTGCAGTTTGTATCAGTTGAAGATATTCCTGAGAGCATTCGGAACAAAGAAAAGGAGCTTGAAATGCAGAGAGACGATCTTATGTCGAAACCAGAGAACATAAGAGAGAAGATTGTTGAGGGCAGGATCTCAAAGAGGTTCGGAGAGCTTGCTCTTCTAGAGCAGCCATTCATCAAGAATGATAGTGTTTTGGTGAAGGATTTGGTGAAACAGACTGTTGCTGCTCTTGGGGAGAACATAAAAGTCCGCAGGTTTGTTCGGTTTACTCTTGGAGAATCAACTGAAGATACAAAAACAGGAGCCGAAGCATAA